From Erigeron canadensis isolate Cc75 chromosome 8, C_canadensis_v1, whole genome shotgun sequence, one genomic window encodes:
- the LOC122610138 gene encoding uncharacterized protein LOC122610138 has protein sequence MADETGGSSSGSELALQIASLLQNNNHHQQPKLSDNLQFNLKLNNQNYALWTRMIRVAIGGKSKTLLNHLTENPPEKVSLEKYEIWEQEDLIVFSWLIQNIEPTIAGNLTEFSTSKELWDALVTTYSSGKDKLQAFNLHVKANELKQHEKTLEDFWISLQGVWGEIDRIDPNPMKCADDIQTYAKIRSDQKLFQFLNEAAYATVRKEAAHQKILGATNIEPQGVAAGLIAREINGDGFVTKGYRRFDGKKKIKDDKSDLSCDECGMERHTKEQCFRLVGYPAWWTENKKGVKRVPTTSTNTTKEIKNDNQKKDGGFGGLAAAGGVEDEGVFSVEDFSDISNSRKTHIEAANKGKMDDIRTGQIIGRGAEREGLYYVDEVSGSGNVMLAHGTNEREAWLWHRRLGHPSFQQSIKIVRSDNGGEYVNSQMKQFFQLKGIIHQTTCPHTPQQNGVAERKNRLLLEMTRALVIESCVPKQFWPEAVATATYLINRLPTKILKMKTPLKTLTTYHTLPSALTLPPKVFGCTVFVHIPKMC, from the exons ATGGCCGATGAAACCGGCGGCTCAAGCTCGGGTTCCGAGTTGGCACTTCAAATTGCAAGCCTACTACAAAATAATAATCACCATCAACAGCCGAAACTTTCCGACAACCTTCAATTCAACCTTAAATTAAACAATCAAAATTACGCCTTATGGACTCGAATGATCCGAGTAGCCATAGGtggtaaatccaaaaccctgTTAAATCATCTTACCGAAAACCCACCTGAAAAAGTATCATTAGAAAAATACGAGATATGGGAACAAGAAGACCTGATCGTTTTTTCTTGGCTCATTCAAAACATCGAACCAACCATAGCCGGAAATCTGACTGAGTTTTCCACATCAAAAGAATTGTGGGATGCCTTGGTAACTACATACAGTAGTGGTAAAGATAAACTGCAAGCCTTTAACCTCCATGTAAAAGCCAACGAGTTGAAACAACATGAAAAAACCCTCGAAGATTTCTGGATCTCTCTCCAAGGCGTATGGGGAGAGATAGATCGGATAGATCCCAATCCGATGAAATGTGCAGATGATATACAAACATATGCGAAGATCCGATCTGATCAAAAACTCTTTCAATTTTTGAATG AAGCTGCTTATGCCACCGTAAGAAAGGAAGCCGCTCACCAAAAGATTTTGGGAGCAACTAACATCGAACCCCAAGGTGTCGCCGCCGGGTTGATTGCCAGAGAAATCAACGGCGACGGGTTTGTTACAAAAGGGTACCGGCGATTTGACGGCAAGAAAAAGATCAAAGATGATAAATCTGATCTATCTTGTGACGAGTGTGGCATGGAACGACACACAAAGGAACAGTGTTTCCGATTAGTTGGATACCCGGCGTGGTGGACAGAGAACAAGAAAGGTGTCAAACGGGTTCCTACCACCAGCACCAACACCACAAAGGAAATCAAGAATGATAACCAGAAAAAGGATGGTGGATTTGGGGGATTAGCGGCGGCCGGCGGTGTGGAGGATGAGGGGGTGTTTTCGGTGGAAG ATTTCTCTGATATATCGAATTCCAGGAAAACACATATTGAAGCAGCAAATAAAGGGAAAATGGAT GATATCAGGACTGGACAGATTATTGGGCGTGGCGCTGAGAGAGAGGGACTGTACTATGTTGATGAAGTAAGTGGAAGTGGAAATGTGATGCTAGCTCATGGAACAAATGAAAGAGAagcttggttgtggcatagaagacttGGACATCCTTCA TTTCAACAGTCTATCAAAATTGTAAGGTCTGACAATGGTGGAGAATATGTCAACTCACAAATGAAACAATTTTTTCAGCTCAAAGGAATAATTCATCAAACCACATGTCCGCATACACCTCAACAGAATGGTGTAGCTGAACGGAAAAACAGACTCTTATTAGAGATGACTAGAGCTCTAGTAATTGAATCCTGTGTTCCAAAACAGTTTTGGCCAGAAGCTGTAGCAACCGCCACTTACCTAATTAATCGACTCCCaacaaaaattctcaaaatgaaAACCCCTCTTAAAACTCTTACTACATACCACACACTTCCATCAGCACTCACTCTTCCGCCCAAAGTTTTTGGATGTACTGTCTTTGTCCATATTCCAAAAATGtgctga